Proteins from one Anaerobranca californiensis DSM 14826 genomic window:
- the aspS gene encoding aspartate--tRNA ligase: MAERTHYCGHITENLVGQTVTVKGWVAKRRDLGGLIFFDLRDREGIVQCIVNNDNQRVFQIGDKIRGEYVVEVTGKVVKRENPNPDLKTGNVEIVVKEITILNTALTPPFYITDEHEADANLRLKYRYLDLRRPKMLKNLMVRSKTTKVVRDYLDSHGFVDVETPILFKSTPEGARDYIVPSRVNPGTFYALPQSPQLLKQLLMVSGLDRYYQIARCFRDEDLRADRQPEFTQIDIEVSFLERNTFFSIIEGLVKEVFSKIKGIEIQTPFKHMDYNEAMNKYGSDKPDTRFGMEIHDLSDILKSTEFKVFSQTIQSGGTVRAIKAQGEFSRKEIDAFTDFVKKYGAKGLAWIALKDGEIKSPIGKFLSEEELKGIIEVLQAKDGDTILIVADNVKTTLQSLGALRLHIAKKLDIIDKNKLNFLWIVNFPLLEYDEEEKRYIAAHHPFTSPLLEDLHLLDTNPEKVRANAYDLVLNGVELAGGSVRIHQSEVQQKVFKAIGLTEEMAKEKFGFLLEGLSYGAPPHCGIAFGLDRLVMEMVDTENIRDVIAFPKTTSASDLMTDAPSPVDPKQLEELKISLKLD, encoded by the coding sequence ATGGCAGAACGTACCCATTATTGTGGCCATATCACAGAAAACTTAGTTGGTCAAACAGTTACGGTAAAAGGTTGGGTGGCAAAAAGAAGGGATTTAGGAGGACTAATATTCTTTGATCTTAGGGATAGGGAAGGTATTGTCCAGTGTATTGTAAACAACGATAATCAAAGGGTTTTCCAAATCGGTGACAAAATCCGGGGAGAATACGTAGTAGAGGTTACTGGAAAAGTGGTAAAAAGAGAAAATCCTAATCCAGATCTTAAGACGGGGAATGTAGAAATTGTAGTAAAAGAAATTACTATATTAAACACAGCTTTAACTCCACCTTTCTACATAACCGATGAACATGAAGCAGATGCTAATTTAAGACTTAAATACCGGTACTTAGACTTGCGGAGACCTAAAATGCTCAAAAATTTGATGGTCAGAAGTAAAACAACTAAAGTAGTAAGGGATTACTTAGATAGCCATGGCTTTGTCGATGTGGAGACCCCAATCCTTTTTAAAAGTACCCCTGAAGGGGCAAGGGACTACATAGTACCTAGCCGGGTAAATCCTGGAACCTTTTATGCACTACCCCAATCTCCACAGCTTTTAAAACAGCTTTTAATGGTTTCAGGTTTAGACAGATATTATCAAATAGCCCGTTGCTTTAGAGATGAAGATCTAAGGGCAGACCGTCAGCCAGAATTTACCCAAATCGATATTGAAGTTTCCTTTTTAGAGCGGAACACATTTTTTTCAATAATAGAAGGATTAGTTAAGGAAGTGTTTTCTAAAATTAAAGGAATTGAAATTCAAACACCCTTTAAACACATGGATTACAATGAAGCTATGAATAAATACGGCAGTGATAAACCGGATACGAGGTTTGGTATGGAAATCCACGATTTAAGTGATATCCTAAAATCTACGGAATTTAAGGTTTTTTCCCAAACTATACAAAGTGGGGGAACGGTAAGGGCTATTAAAGCACAAGGAGAATTTAGCCGTAAAGAAATAGATGCATTTACTGATTTTGTTAAAAAATATGGGGCTAAAGGCTTAGCCTGGATTGCCTTAAAGGATGGAGAAATAAAGTCACCTATAGGAAAATTTTTATCAGAAGAAGAACTTAAAGGAATAATTGAAGTTTTACAAGCTAAAGATGGAGATACCATCTTGATAGTCGCAGACAATGTAAAAACAACTCTACAGTCTTTAGGAGCTTTAAGACTCCATATTGCAAAGAAACTGGATATAATTGATAAAAATAAACTAAACTTTTTATGGATAGTGAATTTCCCCCTATTAGAATATGATGAAGAAGAAAAGAGATATATAGCTGCCCACCATCCTTTCACATCACCCCTTTTAGAAGACTTACACCTATTAGATACAAATCCAGAAAAGGTCAGGGCAAATGCATATGACTTAGTATTAAATGGCGTAGAACTAGCAGGGGGTAGTGTAAGGATCCATCAAAGTGAGGTACAACAAAAAGTATTTAAGGCTATAGGATTAACAGAAGAAATGGCAAAAGAAAAATTCGGATTTTTATTAGAAGGATTAAGTTATGGAGCACCTCCCCATTGTGGTATAGCCTTTGGTTTAGACCGTTTAGTTATGGAAATGGTAGATACTGAAAATATTAGAGATGTAATAGCATTCCCTAAAACCACCAGTGCTTCTGATTTAATGACAGATGCCCCTTCTCCAGTGGATCCTAAGCAATTAGAGGAACTAAAAATTAGTTTAAAATTAGATTAA
- a CDS encoding dicarboxylate/amino acid:cation symporter produces the protein MKKLGLLPKLLLGIILGIIVGSTKITFLTRILVTFSGIFGSFLGYIIPLIIIGFVAPGIAELGKKAGKLLGITAGLAYGSTILAGILSFVSAKTILPWLITSGTELASNGLTVEGYFQIQIPPIMGVMTALVTAFLLGLGMAASQGKTMYNFMKEFQNIINMVITNIIIPFLPVHIAGIFSKMAYTGEVVSTISVFGKVVLLVLLTHYFYIFIQYLVAGLYTGRNPFKSLKQMLPAYLTAIGTQSSAATIPVTVRSTKTNNVADEVAEFVIPLCATIHLAGSTITLAICAIAVMALDGVWLSFSQVLPFILMSGVTMVAAPGVPGGAIMAALGLLQTMLGFNESQLALMMAIYIAQDSFGTAANVTGDGAIALVINKIAKKQKER, from the coding sequence ATGAAAAAGCTAGGTTTGCTTCCAAAGTTGCTTTTGGGAATTATTTTAGGTATTATTGTTGGTTCTACAAAAATCACATTTTTAACGAGAATCTTAGTTACTTTTAGTGGTATTTTTGGTAGTTTTTTAGGATATATTATTCCTTTAATTATCATCGGTTTTGTAGCACCAGGGATTGCCGAATTAGGGAAAAAAGCTGGTAAATTGTTGGGTATTACCGCAGGTCTTGCTTATGGATCTACAATATTAGCAGGAATACTATCCTTTGTTTCTGCCAAAACTATTTTGCCTTGGTTAATTACTAGCGGAACTGAATTAGCCTCAAATGGTTTAACTGTAGAAGGATATTTTCAAATCCAAATTCCTCCTATTATGGGGGTAATGACAGCATTAGTAACTGCCTTTTTATTAGGTTTAGGGATGGCTGCATCCCAAGGAAAAACTATGTATAATTTTATGAAAGAATTTCAAAATATAATAAATATGGTAATTACAAATATCATTATTCCATTTTTGCCAGTTCACATAGCAGGTATATTCTCTAAAATGGCGTATACCGGGGAAGTAGTTAGTACCATTTCGGTATTTGGTAAAGTTGTGTTATTAGTATTGCTAACCCATTATTTCTATATTTTTATCCAATACCTTGTAGCAGGTTTATATACAGGTAGAAATCCCTTTAAAAGCTTAAAACAAATGTTACCTGCCTATTTAACTGCTATCGGTACCCAATCTTCAGCAGCTACTATACCTGTAACTGTTAGATCAACAAAAACTAATAATGTTGCTGATGAAGTTGCTGAATTTGTAATACCCCTTTGTGCAACTATTCATTTAGCTGGTAGTACCATTACCTTAGCTATTTGTGCTATAGCAGTAATGGCTTTAGATGGTGTTTGGTTATCTTTCTCTCAAGTTTTACCCTTTATTCTAATGTCAGGGGTTACTATGGTAGCAGCTCCTGGGGTACCAGGTGGAGCTATTATGGCAGCATTGGGATTATTGCAAACAATGTTGGGCTTTAATGAAAGTCAGTTAGCGTTAATGATGGCCATTTACATTGCCCAAGACAGTTTTGGCACTGCAGCTAATGTCACTGGAGATGGAGCTATTGCCTTAGTAATCAATAAAATTGCAAAAAAACAAAAAGAACGTTAA
- the hemZ gene encoding coproporphyrinogen dehydrogenase HemZ, with protein sequence MKINCNISPEFIKYIDELILLSTERQNLTFNGGKREINLEIEVKDDKVICRGEYLKKEYTHIEEKAELKLMLKRGIFQVLSKIIGRPLSPWGILTGVRPTKVIQGFIDDGLTIEEIKRELQNNYLVSPEKIEIMFKIREEQKNLLGKLQNSFNIYIGIPFCPSRCSYCSFTSYTTNRSKNLVEPYLQGLLEEINFYGNFIKERDINIRTIYIGGGTPSILSPEQIQILLERIAKKFPLDKVIEYTFEGGRPDTLTEEKLKIIKDFGVNRLSINPQTMNNSTLEIIGRTHTKEQFIRVFYKAKELGFNWINTDLIIGLTDEGFNQWRNTLEEVIALNPENITVHSLALKRAAIQKEKSPLTFKEAKEIMDFTYSIMGENGYNPYYLYRQKAMAGNQENVGFTKSGFISPYNVVSIEEIGNVLALGSGGISKVVKEGEIIRFSNPKDPNQYLEKVKKSLFNVEIV encoded by the coding sequence ATGAAAATCAATTGCAATATTTCTCCAGAGTTTATTAAATATATAGATGAGCTAATTCTTTTATCTACCGAAAGACAAAATTTAACTTTTAATGGCGGGAAAAGGGAAATAAACTTAGAAATTGAAGTGAAAGATGACAAAGTAATCTGTCGGGGAGAATATTTAAAAAAAGAGTATACCCACATTGAAGAAAAAGCTGAATTAAAACTGATGTTAAAAAGGGGGATCTTTCAAGTACTCAGTAAAATTATTGGAAGACCATTAAGCCCCTGGGGAATTCTAACTGGAGTAAGGCCTACTAAAGTTATTCAAGGTTTTATTGATGATGGTTTAACAATTGAAGAAATAAAAAGGGAACTGCAAAATAATTATTTAGTTTCTCCAGAGAAAATCGAGATTATGTTTAAAATAAGGGAGGAACAAAAAAACTTATTGGGAAAATTGCAAAATTCTTTTAATATCTACATTGGTATTCCCTTTTGTCCTTCTAGGTGTAGCTATTGTTCGTTTACATCTTACACTACAAATAGGAGTAAAAATCTTGTAGAACCTTATCTTCAAGGATTATTAGAGGAAATCAACTTTTACGGAAATTTTATTAAAGAAAGGGATATAAATATAAGGACTATTTATATTGGAGGAGGAACTCCTAGTATTCTTTCTCCAGAACAAATTCAGATTTTATTAGAAAGGATAGCAAAGAAATTCCCGCTAGATAAAGTGATAGAATACACCTTTGAAGGTGGACGGCCTGATACCTTAACGGAAGAAAAACTAAAGATTATAAAAGACTTTGGAGTTAATAGATTAAGTATCAATCCTCAGACAATGAACAACAGCACTTTAGAAATAATTGGCAGAACCCATACGAAAGAACAGTTTATCAGAGTATTTTACAAAGCAAAGGAGTTGGGCTTTAATTGGATAAATACCGATTTAATTATCGGGTTAACTGATGAGGGGTTTAACCAATGGAGAAATACTCTAGAAGAAGTGATTGCATTAAATCCAGAGAATATTACCGTTCATTCCTTAGCACTAAAGAGGGCAGCGATCCAAAAGGAAAAATCACCTTTAACTTTTAAGGAAGCCAAAGAAATTATGGATTTTACTTATTCAATAATGGGGGAGAATGGATATAATCCTTATTATTTATACCGTCAAAAAGCCATGGCAGGTAACCAGGAGAATGTAGGTTTTACTAAGTCAGGATTTATTAGTCCTTACAATGTAGTAAGTATTGAAGAAATTGGCAATGTCCTTGCTTTAGGAAGTGGAGGTATATCTAAAGTGGTTAAAGAAGGTGAAATTATAAGATTTTCTAATCCTAAAGATCCAAATCAATATTTAGAAAAAGTTAAAAAATCTCTATTTAATGTAGAAATTGTTTGA
- a CDS encoding sensor domain-containing diguanylate cyclase, which yields MKRVVLGIFLQITGLYFLLQKDVLKGIVIFYVLISTITLFFLVYIKNRGTVKNYEVNKRILESIIQINDCILKVENKEQLYQLVLQKAVEIIPDAQMGSILILKENNILEFAGTVGFSFDKVTDIKIKLEDTFLYRKSNGNIQKPCIIDDVKLFNEDVIVKDLKEKIQDTDFFITQSTISAPIIINGVLYGMINVDNPKKGAFTEKDLLLMEYFASQIGTIIQRHQLLERMKYLSNYDSLTNIYNRSYFEQKLSEAYSVVERENENFTLVLFDLNDLKIINDNYGHDMGDKLIVTFASAIKNIIDDQTIFARYGGDEFIALFVNKDRWEVNKIIKEIEEVLSLIKLDYLNEKIPLSFSYGISTYPNDSKDIKRLITIADTRMYKDKGKKKSKG from the coding sequence TTGAAAAGAGTTGTTTTAGGGATCTTTTTGCAGATAACAGGACTTTATTTTCTTTTACAAAAGGATGTGTTGAAGGGAATAGTTATTTTCTATGTTTTAATATCAACAATTACGTTATTTTTCTTAGTATACATAAAAAATAGGGGAACAGTGAAAAATTATGAAGTAAATAAAAGGATCTTAGAAAGTATAATCCAAATAAATGATTGTATTTTAAAGGTAGAAAATAAAGAACAACTTTATCAACTTGTTTTACAAAAAGCTGTGGAAATTATACCAGATGCCCAGATGGGAAGTATATTAATTTTAAAGGAAAACAATATTTTAGAATTTGCCGGAACAGTAGGATTTTCTTTTGATAAAGTTACAGATATAAAAATAAAGTTAGAAGATACTTTCTTATATAGAAAAAGTAATGGGAATATCCAAAAACCATGTATTATAGATGATGTAAAATTATTCAATGAAGATGTTATCGTTAAAGATTTAAAAGAAAAAATTCAAGACACTGACTTTTTTATAACCCAATCTACTATAAGTGCACCAATTATTATTAATGGAGTTTTATACGGAATGATTAATGTAGATAATCCTAAAAAAGGTGCCTTCACAGAAAAGGATTTATTGCTTATGGAATATTTCGCCTCTCAAATCGGTACAATTATTCAACGGCATCAGCTGCTAGAAAGAATGAAATATTTGTCTAATTATGATAGCTTAACAAATATTTATAACCGTAGCTATTTTGAACAAAAACTTAGTGAAGCTTATAGTGTGGTTGAAAGGGAGAATGAAAACTTTACTTTAGTACTGTTTGATTTAAATGATTTAAAGATCATCAATGATAATTACGGCCATGATATGGGAGATAAGTTAATTGTAACCTTTGCTTCAGCGATAAAAAATATTATTGATGACCAAACGATTTTTGCCCGTTATGGAGGAGATGAGTTTATCGCTTTATTTGTAAATAAAGACAGATGGGAAGTTAATAAGATAATTAAAGAAATTGAAGAAGTTTTATCTTTAATAAAATTAGACTATTTAAATGAAAAAATTCCATTGTCCTTTAGTTATGGAATTTCTACATATCCCAATGATTCAAAGGATATCAAAAGGTTAATAACGATTGCCGATACTAGGATGTATAAAGATAAGGGGAAGAAGAAAAGTAAAGGATAA
- a CDS encoding MBL fold metallo-hydrolase, whose protein sequence is MLQIKTLVVGPIQNNCYIVSDQDKRAFIVDPGGDAPKIIEACRGLDVLYIINTHGHIDHIGGNKGVKEAFPLGKLVIHQDDEKMLYNPNLNLSRLLGEPIVSPKADLVVKDNDILPFGDREIKIIHVPGHTPGGILIQIENFLFSGDTVFAGSIGRTDLPGGDMKTLLNSIKGKFLTLPDSLIVYPGHGEETTVEEERKSNPFFQF, encoded by the coding sequence ATGTTACAAATTAAAACATTGGTGGTAGGGCCTATTCAAAATAATTGTTATATAGTATCAGATCAAGACAAAAGGGCATTTATCGTCGACCCCGGGGGAGATGCCCCAAAAATTATTGAAGCATGTAGAGGTTTAGATGTTCTGTACATTATAAATACCCACGGTCATATAGATCATATTGGAGGAAATAAAGGGGTCAAAGAGGCTTTTCCTTTAGGGAAACTAGTGATACATCAAGATGATGAAAAAATGCTCTACAATCCCAACTTAAATTTATCAAGATTACTAGGGGAGCCAATAGTCTCCCCAAAGGCTGATCTTGTAGTAAAGGATAATGATATCTTGCCCTTTGGTGACAGAGAAATTAAAATAATCCATGTTCCTGGTCATACCCCTGGAGGTATTCTTATTCAAATAGAAAACTTCCTTTTTTCCGGGGATACGGTATTTGCCGGATCTATTGGTAGAACAGATTTACCCGGTGGAGATATGAAAACTTTATTAAATTCTATAAAGGGTAAATTTTTAACACTGCCCGATTCCCTTATTGTATACCCAGGCCATGGTGAAGAAACCACTGTAGAGGAAGAACGTAAAAGTAATCCATTTTTTCAATTTTAG
- the dtd gene encoding D-aminoacyl-tRNA deacylase has product MRAVIQRVSKASVTVAGSKISEIGKGFLVLLGVGQDDGEVDMNYIVDKITNLRVFEDENEKMNLSLKDIGGELLVVSQFTLYGDCRKGRRPSFSSAASPEEANRLYLQVCEKLKEQGFTVKQGQFAAMMDVELVNDGPVTILLDSKKNF; this is encoded by the coding sequence ATGAGAGCTGTAATACAAAGGGTTTCCAAAGCATCTGTAACGGTAGCTGGAAGCAAAATTTCGGAAATTGGCAAAGGTTTTTTAGTTTTGCTAGGAGTAGGACAAGATGACGGAGAAGTAGATATGAATTATATTGTAGATAAGATTACAAATCTTAGGGTATTTGAAGATGAAAATGAAAAAATGAATTTATCTTTAAAAGATATTGGAGGGGAGTTATTGGTAGTTTCCCAGTTCACTTTATATGGAGATTGTCGTAAAGGTCGACGTCCTAGTTTTAGTTCTGCTGCCAGCCCTGAAGAAGCAAATAGATTATACTTGCAAGTTTGTGAAAAATTAAAAGAGCAAGGTTTTACAGTAAAACAAGGTCAGTTTGCAGCTATGATGGATGTGGAACTGGTAAACGATGGACCAGTAACAATACTATTAGATAGTAAAAAGAATTTTTAA